The Thermodesulfobacteriota bacterium sequence TCATGCTGGTGAACTCCTGGGTGAGGTCCACGTTGGACATTTCCAGGAAGCCCGAGGCCACGCTCCCGCTGCCGCCGGTGCCGGCCACCACCACCGGAAAGCCGGAGCCCGAGGTGGGCGACTCCGCGAACTTGCCGGCCCCTATGGAGAGGAGCCCCTGGGGGTTGGGGACCATGGCGAGGGCCACCCGGGCGATCTCCTCGGTGGTGCCGTTCTCGAAGATCCCGATGATGGCGCCATCGCGGCTCACCGTGAGGGTCTCCAGGGCGGCGCCGCCCGGGGCCGTGGTGGAGAAGGTGAAGTAGTCGCCCTGGTTCGGGCCGGCCCCTCCCTGAAGGAACCGGTCCAGGGAGGCCGCGGCCACCCCCGCGCCGGTGCCGGGCCCGGTGGTGCTCCCGATGGCCGTGGAAACCAGGAGCGAGGCCTGGGGGTGGAGCCCCAGAACGGCGGCCACCTCGGCCTCGGTAGAGATCACCCGCCCCAGGGCGTCGGTGGCCAGGCCCACACTGATCTTGGTTCCCTGGACGGTGACCCCGAGGCTCTGGTTTACCCCGCGGTTGACGAGCTCCACGTGGATGTCGTTGCCCCCGGCCCCGAAGTCCAGGGCGGTGATCTGGAGGAAGTCGCCGTCCCCGTTGGTGTCGAGCTGGAGGTTTGCCAGGGCGGGCATCCCCCCGTTGACCACGAAGGTGCCCACGTCCGGGTCGGTGAAGGTCTGGCCCACGAGGATCGTGCCCTGCACCCCGCTGCGGGTGCCGGTGACCGTGAACTCGCCGGTGGCCGCGTTGGTGCACTCCACCCGCCACTCGTCGGTGACCGTGGTGGTGAACGGCACCACTCGCCCCAGGGAGGAGTCCCCCTGGTTCGGGCCCGCCACCGCCGGGGTGGCCGTGGCCAGCACGTTGGTGATGCGCCCGTCTCCCCGGCGGTCGAGGTTGATGAAGCTCAGCACGTCGCGGGCGGGGTCCACCACCCCGTTCTGGTCGGTGTCGACCCAGCCGTAGACCCGATCGCCGGTGTTGGTCACGAGGTTGAAGTTGTCATCCACCGAAAACGAGCCGGCCCGGCTGTAGAAGAAGTTCGCGCCCTGGCCCACCACGAAGAACCCCTGGCCCTCGATGGCCAGGTCCAGGCCGTTGCCGGTGCTCTGGAGGGCCCCCTGCCCCATGTTCTTGTCT is a genomic window containing:
- a CDS encoding flagellar hook-basal body complex protein — encoded protein: MLRSFYSGISGLRNHQQAMDVLGNNISNVNTPGYKGSRVTFMDTLSQTLQGARAANDAVGGRNPLQIGLGMTLAAVDKNMGQGALQSTGNGLDLAIEGQGFFVVGQGANFFYSRAGSFSVDDNFNLVTNTGDRVYGWVDTDQNGVVDPARDVLSFINLDRRGDGRITNVLATATPAVAGPNQGDSSLGRVVPFTTTVTDEWRVECTNAATGEFTVTGTRSGVQGTILVGQTFTDPDVGTFVVNGGMPALANLQLDTNGDGDFLQITALDFGAGGNDIHVELVNRGVNQSLGVTVQGTKISVGLATDALGRVISTEAEVAAVLGLHPQASLLVSTAIGSTTGPGTGAGVAAASLDRFLQGGAGPNQGDYFTFSTTAPGGAALETLTVSRDGAIIGIFENGTTEEIARVALAMVPNPQGLLSIGAGKFAESPTSGSGFPVVVAGTGGSGSVASGFLEMSNVDLTQEFTSMITTQRGFQANSRIITTSDEMLQDLLALKR